The following DNA comes from Brassica oleracea var. oleracea cultivar TO1000 chromosome C5, BOL, whole genome shotgun sequence.
TGGTTATAATTTAATTTTATTGATTAAAACATATTAAGAAATTTAAATTTCGGTTTATTTTGAGTTTTTGCTTCCCAGAGTTCTTGTGCCTGTAGTATAAACTCAGATTTTTGAGAAGCTGGCTTTCAGGGACGAAGTAAAATTAACTTTGGTTTATTTTGACTTTTTGATTCCCAGAGTTCTTGTGCCAAGTTCAAATTTTTGAGAAGCTAGTTTTAATTTATTTTGAGCTTAAACATGTTAGATGTTTCAGAAGATCTTGTGTAGATCCTGCTCTTGTGTTGTTCTTGGGTCTATCGTGTTGGTTGTTAACGGCTTGCCTTAGTAACTCGAGACTTAACACCGTTAGTTTAAGGATATATGCATCATTGCAGTGTTTTTAAGTTTTATATATTAGGTTTTATATGAGACTGAAGAAATGCTTGCTATCGTGTGTCCTACTGTGTCAAAATAGCTATTTCGTTATGGAGGAGGTACCATAAATATATTTACATGACTAAGCCTTAAAGATCCCAAATATTTTTTTCACATCATGATCTCATTTGTGATAATCTCCCAACACAGCAATAGTTGGATCCCATTAACAATCACTAATCTTCATACCAAAGCACAATCCAAGATGATACAATATTTCATCATCAAAAAGAGAAAGTTTCATCCATTACTTGTGCCACAGCAAGTTNNNNNNNNNNNNNNNNNNNNNNNNNNNNNNNNNNNNNNNNNNNAAGAGATCTCCTTGCAATGGTTAAACAACATCTTAGTCCTAGTGTGGGGTAGTAGCAACCAAAGAAAAAACTAAATAAGATCGGCCAGGAAAATTTTACCTGCAACCTCAAATTGTTTTTGGAGCTCTTGGCCAGTAACATCATTTTCCACCTGAAGAAAAATGGTAGAGAAGGGAACAGAAGATGATTTACCGAACATAAAATATCAGTGAGTGAGACTTATATTATCTGGAATACAACGACTCTTCTCAACTGAGATTTTTCACCTCCATCTGATAACGGAAGGAAAGCAACCAAAGCATCAAACTTCAACAAAACAAAGTACCACACCAAGGACTCAAAACAGCAGAATAAAAATGACATGTATAATTGGAGAGGATAAATATTATGCAGATATGCTTTCCAGATTTCAAGATCACTTATATTCCGCGTGCTCAAAACAAGATTTTTGATTTTTTAGCTAGGACTGCTAGATCCTTCCATTGAGAGTTATATTTCATTGATTGTTCTATTCCGGTCTGGTTACCCAGACCACCTCAAGTTTGAGTAATATGATAGCCGCTCGTTGTCAAAAAATAAAAATAAAATAATCTCCCAACCCAGAATAGTTGGATCCCGTTAACAATCACTAATCTTCATACCAAAGCACAATCCAAGATGATACAATATTTCATCATCAAAAAGAGAAAGTTTCATCCATTACTTGTGCCACAGCGGGTGAAGCTCTATGCGTAGAGATCAGATTCATCACCTATCTCACAGCTTTAACCACTAAAGAGATCTCCTTGCAATGGTTAAACAACATCTTAGTCCTAGTGTGGGGTAGTAGCAACCAAAGAAAAAACTAAAGATCGGCCAGGAAAATTTTACCTGCAACCTCAAATTGTTTTTGGAGCTCTTGGCCAGTAACATCATTTTCCACCTGAAGAAAAATGGTAGAGAAGGGAACAGAAGATGATTTACCAAACATAAAATATCAGTGAGTGAGACTTATATTATCTGGAATTCAACGACTCTTCTCAACTGAGATTCTTCACCTCCGTCTGATAACAGAAGGGAAGCAACCAAAGCATTAAACTTCAACAAAACAAAGTACCACGCCAAGGACTCAAAACAACAGAATAAAAATGACCTGCATTTCACATAATCTTAACTAAATCTGAAGAAAGAAGGAGAGTAACCTGTTTAGCAGCCTTGACAAAATCGGCTCTGAGCTTCTTAGGTTGCTCGGGAAAAGCGGCGGTAGGATCATCGGGTAGCCGTAGTTGTAGGAGCAGAAGGTGGTGGATCAGGGTACTTAGGTGAAAGCTGAACCGGAGGAGCATCTCTTTGGGGTGTACCTAAAGCATTAAAAGTGATTGCAACTATCGAATTCAATTGTTCTTTCAACTCTGATATTATATCTACAAACCCTTTTCAATCAATTGGAGCTCACCGTAGCTCCACCAGCACCAATCACGCTTCCGATCACAACCACTCCCGCCGAATCTGAGATTCTATGGCGGTGGTATGTACAGGTTCAGGACTTTGGCGGCTACACTTGACGCACTGAATAGTATTATATACCAATGAGCTCTAATCCAATACAGACCATCAACATCTCTCAAGAGCTTTTCGATCCGAGCAGCCATAGAACACTTGAGAGAAGCTTCTCTCTCACCAATGAATCAATGAAATTTTAGAAAGAAATCTTACATATTTATATTAGCAGAATCACACAAAGGAATGAATGCGTAGATTCATTGAATGAGAGATCGTGTGATGTGTGAATTTGGAGTTAATTTGAGTGTTATTGAAGATGCTTGAACCCAATCGGTTACTATAACGGTGCTGAAATTCATCCTTGGGTAAAAGAATTCGAATGGACTAAACAATGACGGTGGCTCCTAATTGTTCTTGATGGAAAATTATTCGGACCCAGCAAACAGTTGGATCTTCATTGCAGGTTAGCATCAAAAGAATTCATTCAACGGCGGCTATTCTCCGATGTTTCGTCTACGGTGTATTGAATTAGAAAGGGAAAGATGTGGGCTTAAGCTAATCTCTTAAGAAAGCCCATAAAACCAATCGAAAATAATAAAACGCAGAGTTTTGGTGAAAGGGACATGTGTCGCGTTGATAGGAGTCGACTTTATGACGTGGCTGCTGACGTGTATCAATCAGGAGGGAGAGAACACTTCTTTATAATAATGGATATATGAAACACTGGGAGATTCCTCTAGGAGATAGTTACTTATTGCCTTATTTGTTTCAGAGAAGTTGTTATATGTCTTAGGATTAACAAAAACTATGGTTTCTAATTAACAAATTATTGTTGTACAGTCTGTGAATGTGATGATATGAGATTTTGTGAAACCAAAATCAAGCGAAGACATTATAGCCACTTGGAAGAGTAGGAAAAAAGCTACAAAACAACAAACAATTGCAATCATTATGTTTAATTATGCTATGCATAAATAAAGGTAGCAAGAAAAAAAGGGGAGTATTTTTCATGTAGATAAAGTTTAGTTTATACAAAGAAAAGTAGAAAAACAATGCTGGTCCTATAAGCGTCACACATAAAAAGTTCTCAAATCTCAATATATTCGATAAGTAGAAGTTAGAAGAAAGCATATACTCAATTATTCATGGGGTGTGTTTTAAGCAATTGAAGGAGCTTTGCGGATAAAAACATAAGGGAATGGTAAATTAGGGGGTATCTCTCGTTGTTTCATCGTTTTCATAATAAGAAACAGGAAAAATAGGCAAATCTGGACTCTCTCTCAGTCTCATTGTCACTAAAGCCTTCAACTGTCATTCTCTCAGGCGACTCTTGCCATTGACCTCTCTTCCATAAAGTCTCTCTCCTTCAATCTCTGTTCTTCCCCCATGGTGCTTCACAAGCAAGCTCTCTTGCTCACATTCATCTCAGTTCTTGGAATCCATCAACTGCCTTTACCAGCAGAAGCAGGTTTGATTCTTGATTAGCATTATAATGGTCGATTAGGACTGGAGAGATAACTACTATTCCTCCTAATTCTTGATTTTCTTGGAAAAAAGTTTTAACCTTTGTGAGTTCCTTACAGAATGTCCACTGGACTTAACCTCATCCAACTTCACTCTCGTCGCCTCCGTCTGCTCCACCAACGCCGACAGAGCCAAATGCTGCCGCTACATGAACGCCTTCGTCGCCGTATCCGTCTCCCGCTACGCTAACCACACGGCAGATCTCGGAGTGGCACCAGACTTGACCTCCATCTGCATCACCACCATCTCAAGAACCATGGAGCTCTACGGAATCCCAACTAACGCGACCCTCTTCTGCGGACTAGGCACCAAGATCCTCGTCAGCTACGACTGCGAGGATCTCACCACCGTGACGCAGATGCTCCGGTCCCCAAAGTTTGGAGATGTTTCAAGAAACTGCGAACTACCGTTTCGTTGCAAGAGCTGCTTGAACTCTGGTATCACTTACATTCGTAGTTTGGTGGATAGAGGGAATAACATTAAGATGAGTACTTGTAGGGATGCGACCTACGCTGCTTTAGCTAGCCGTGTTGATACTACTTCAGCTCTTGAGCTTGCTAGCTGCTTCTTTAATGTGTCTGAGCTTACCACCACTCCAGGTAGAGATATACCCAGTTTCATAGAGTGTAGACTTTTTTTTTTTCTGAGTTCTTTGATGTCTGCTGCTCAGAGTTTCCGTTGAGTCCAGAAGCTTCTCCAAGTCCAGAGTTAGCTGATAGTCCAAGTGGCAATGATGATATTGTCTTGTCTCCAAGAAGAAGTCACCATGGTTATCACTTGACGGTGGTTCCGGCTATTGGGATCGCTGTTACAGTGTTCTCTGTTATGATGCTCGCTGTTCTGATAGTTCTTATCCAGAGAAAGAAACGGGAGCTTGATGATGATGACTCCGAGGGCAAGGATCATAATCCAACGAAGACGCTTCCTTCTTCCCTCCCTAAAGTGATGATGATTCATGAAGGTGTGTGAAGTTCTTCTAGTGAGGTGTTTAGAGCACGTTTAAAGAAACAAACATGTGGTTTGTTTTTTGTTTGCAGGTAGTTCGTTGGCTTTTAGGAAGTTTAGCTACAGGGAGATAAGGAAAGCAACTAAAGAGTTCAGCAGTGTGATTGGCAGTGGGGGCTTTGGGACTGTTCATAGAGGTGAGTTCAGTAATGGGTTGGTTGCAGCTGTGAAAAGGATGAACAGGAGCTCTGAACAAGCGGAAGATGAGTTTTGCAGAGAGATTGAGCTTCTGGCCAGGCTGCACCACCGCCATCTAGTTGCTTTGAAAGGCTTTTGTACTAAGAAGAACGAGAGGTGAACTGTTTATTATTACACTTTTGCTTCCTTTCTTTCTCATTTGTTCATATCTAACCTGAGAGATTTTCAGATTCCTTGTCTACGAGTATATGGCAAATGGGAGCTTGACGGATCATCTACATTGTATGCTCGTGATTTTCAGATTTCTTGTGCTAATGTTATTGACTTTTGCTTCAGAATCTTGAACCTTTGTTCTTCACTTCTGTGTAGCTACAGAGAAACCTCCACTTAGTTGGGCAACAAGGATGAAAATAGCAATCGATGTGGCTAATGCTCTGGTAAATTTCCAAAGCCTTCATCTACATCTCTCATCAAATTCTATATGGTTCTTATTACTGTTTCTTCAGGAGTACCTTCATCTCTACTGTGATCCACCTCTCTGTCACAGAGACATTAAGTCAAGCAACATATTACTCGACGACAACTTTGCTGCTAAGGTGTGTCTCATCACTTATCATGCTCAGTGACTTGTCTAATACTTTCACCTAATAAGGAAATTGATTTTTACCATGCAGCTTGCAGATTTTGGGCTTGCACATGCTTCCAGAGATGCCTCCGTTTGTTCTGAACCTATTAATACTGATATCCGTGGAACTCCAGGTCTGGATTCCAAAGGAACATCACCTATTCTTGTCTTGAAAGCTGAGCAAAAGATCAATAGAAAAGACTAAAACAGTTTGAAATCTGTGAGTTGTTTCAGGCTATGTAGATCCAGAGTATGTTGTAACACAAGAACTGACAGAGAAGAGCGACGTGTACAGCTACGGAGTGGTGTTGCTAGAGATCATAACAGGCAGAACCGCTGTCGACCAAGGTAGGAACCTGGTGGAAATGTCTCAGCCTTTACTTGTGTCAGAATCAAGACGGGTGGATCTGGTGGATCCGAGAATCAAAGACTGCATAGACGGTGAACAGCTGGAGACAGTAGTGGCGGTTGTGAGATGGTGCACTGAGAAAGAAGGCGTAGCAAGGCCATCGATCAAGCAAGTCTTGAGGCTGTTGTGTGAGAGCTGTGATCCGTTGCATATGGAGCTTGCAATGGCGGTTGAAGAGCACAAAGGGAGGTCACTGAGAGGTGGTGGTGACTCAGGGTTGGCTTCTTCCTCTAGTACTACTTCAAGGTCGCATTGTAGCAGGAGTTTCCTGCTTGAGACTGGTGGCTCTCCACCGAATGGTCTCTCCTTTTGAGTCTAAGTCACTTCTAGAAATTTGGTATTTTGGATAATAATCAACTTGTTTTCTAATTGCAATTTTTTGGAATATATATATATATATAT
Coding sequences within:
- the LOC106295117 gene encoding probable receptor-like protein kinase At1g49730 isoform X2, which translates into the protein MVLHKQALLLTFISVLGIHQLPLPAEAECPLDLTSSNFTLVASVCSTNADRAKCCRYMNAFVAVSVSRYANHTADLGVAPDLTSICITTISRTMELYGIPTNATLFCGLGTKILVSYDCEDLTTVTQMLRSPKFGDVSRNCELPFRCKSCLNSGITYIRSLVDRGNNIKMSTCRDATYAALASRVDTTSALELASCFFNVSELTTTPEFPLSPEASPSPELADSPSGNDDIVLSPRRSHHGYHLTVVPAIGIAVTVFSVMMLAVLIVLIQRKKRELDDDDSEGKDHNPTKTLPSSLPKVMMIHEGSSLAFRKFSYREIRKATKEFSSVIGSGGFGTVHRGEFSNGLVAAVKRMNRSSEQAEDEFCREIELLARLHHRHLVALKGFCTKKNERFLVYEYMANGSLTDHLHSTEKPPLSWATRMKIAIDVANALEYLHLYCDPPLCHRDIKSSNILLDDNFAAKILGLHMLPEMPPFVLNLLILISVELQAM
- the LOC106295117 gene encoding probable receptor-like protein kinase At1g49730 isoform X1, encoding MVLHKQALLLTFISVLGIHQLPLPAEAECPLDLTSSNFTLVASVCSTNADRAKCCRYMNAFVAVSVSRYANHTADLGVAPDLTSICITTISRTMELYGIPTNATLFCGLGTKILVSYDCEDLTTVTQMLRSPKFGDVSRNCELPFRCKSCLNSGITYIRSLVDRGNNIKMSTCRDATYAALASRVDTTSALELASCFFNVSELTTTPEFPLSPEASPSPELADSPSGNDDIVLSPRRSHHGYHLTVVPAIGIAVTVFSVMMLAVLIVLIQRKKRELDDDDSEGKDHNPTKTLPSSLPKVMMIHEGSSLAFRKFSYREIRKATKEFSSVIGSGGFGTVHRGEFSNGLVAAVKRMNRSSEQAEDEFCREIELLARLHHRHLVALKGFCTKKNERFLVYEYMANGSLTDHLHSTEKPPLSWATRMKIAIDVANALEYLHLYCDPPLCHRDIKSSNILLDDNFAAKLADFGLAHASRDASVCSEPINTDIRGTPGYVDPEYVVTQELTEKSDVYSYGVVLLEIITGRTAVDQGRNLVEMSQPLLVSESRRVDLVDPRIKDCIDGEQLETVVAVVRWCTEKEGVARPSIKQVLRLLCESCDPLHMELAMAVEEHKGRSLRGGGDSGLASSSSTTSRSHCSRSFLLETGGSPPNGLSF